From the Gasterosteus aculeatus chromosome 13, fGasAcu3.hap1.1, whole genome shotgun sequence genome, one window contains:
- the tmem119a gene encoding uncharacterized protein tmem119a, producing MLWCQCGVLLLLCPLACLMTPPCPPGCCCPGFLVLCESLGLRSLPRSVPLSTSALSVARNQLCNVDHLLRPFSDLQELSLSHNLLARFPRGLPPRLESLLLQENRITYITSGALRQLGNLTRLDLEDNRIRAVQRGALLRLNKLQVLTLKGNQLTSLPLDLPPSLTHLDLSANCISVLDPPSLSALVNLQVLRINSNCLRSVPESAFDALPRLRSVELANNLWVCECEILYLYRWLLSGRPRTATDLVCTEPVHLAQHLLLNLSVMAICPRALRPDESSHQLDQYSPLGGQPETLAEEPTGPSSNKMDLGKLARRESRESPVGSVFNDARKSHVLLKLYSLETLTSKECLSLNKTQTVSPPPLKNTITTPPIETQKGRDNATGRTPQNNATLAEGTQSLLSTNRDELRPTGSAPRVTPHSAVVVSLLVVLCVLVIGLILLVLLVLKNILLRQQRVAPLDVGSGG from the coding sequence ATGCTTTGGTGCCAATGTGGTGTCCTCCTGCTACTCTGTCCCCTAGCGTGCCTCATGACACCTCCCTGTCCCCCCGGCTGCTGCTGTCCTGGATTCCTGGTGCTGTGCGAGTCGCTGGGTCTCCGGTCCCTTCCTCGCTCCGTCCCTCTCAGCACCTCGGCTCTATCAGTGGCCAGAAACCAGCTCTGTAACGTGGACCACCTCCTGCGGCCCTTCTCCGACCTGCAGGAGCTGAGCCTCAGTCACAACCTGCTGGCCCGCTTCCCTCGCGGCCTGCCCCCGAGGCTGGAGTCCCTGCTGCTGCAAGAAAACCGCATCACTTACATCACCTCCGGCGCCCTGCGACAACTGGGGAATCTCACCCGCCTGGACCTGGAGGACAACCGCATCCGTGCCGTTCAACGCGGAGCGCTGCTGCGTCTCAACAAGCTGCAGGTGCTGACTCTGAAGGGGAACCAGCTTACGAGCCTCCCTCTGGATCTTCCGCCATCGCTCACCCATTTAGACCTCTCTGCAAACTGCATCTCCGTCCTGGACCCGCCCTCGCTGTCCGCCCTGGTCAACCTGCAGGTCCTGAGGATCAACAGCAACTGCCTGCGCTCGGTCCCGGAGAGCGCCTTCGACGCGCTGCCGCGTCTCAGATCCGTGGAGCTCGCCAACAACCTGTGGGTGTGCGAGTGTGAGATCCTGTATCTTTACCGCTGGCTGCTGAGCGGCCGGCCGAGGACGGCCACAGACCTGGTGTGCACCGAGCCGGTCCATCTCGCTCAGCACCTGCTGCTGAACCTCTCCGTCATGGCCATCTGCCCTCGGGCCCTGAGGCCAGATGAGAGCAGCCACCAACTGGACCAGTACTCTCCACTGGGAGGACAGCCGGAGACGCTGGCGGAGGAGCCCACAGGGCCGAGCTCAAACAAGATGGATTTGGGAAAGTTGGCCAGGCGAGAATCACGAGAGAGCCCAGTTGGATCCGTTTTCAACGATGCACGTAAGAGTCACGTGTTGCTTAAGTTGTACTCTTTAGAGACCCTTACCTCTAAGGAGTGTTTATccctgaataaaacacaaaccgTCAGCCCACCCCCTTTAAAAAACACTATCACAACCCCTCCTATTGAGACGCAGAAAGGCCGGGACAACGCCACGGGTCGGACCCCCCAGAATAACGCTACCTTAGCTGAAGGGACACAATCTTTGCTCTCCACAAACAGAGATGAACTGCGGCCCACCGGCAGCGCGCCGCGGGTCACACCGCACTCTGCTGTGGTCGTGTCGCTGCTCgttgtgttatgtgtgttaGTAATTGGCCTGATCCTGTTAGTGCTGCTCGTACTAAAGAACATACTTTTGCGCCAACAGAGGGTGGCTCCGCTTGATGTGGGCTCCGGGGGATGA
- the LOC120830556 gene encoding uncharacterized protein LOC120830556, translating to MTSRLLFLVTCVTLLPLCHATPLFSNTSMDGSGDEAEPELIFPTSFSTRAPAQVSAATEAPSLVRTITSTITITMIRLKDFVLTRVVDFLQENLLILIVVTSLLVVMVFIICCACAMSHKRKLEAYKPLPPPSKKHAAEKTGAGKKSSEPQERPYAVDHVKRVQTQSVASPKHLRVPSKALVGERGRDVRSSPRPEVRKVREAEEVEKRRDVPKHKEQPKHREEVQQSSNPGTSSGHSVCTCHLKKAHH from the coding sequence ATGACGTCCCGTTTGCTTTTTCTCGTCACCTGCGTGACCCTTCTCCCGCTGTGCCACGCCACTCCGCTCTTCTCCAACACCTCCATGGACGGCAGCGGAGATGAAGCAGAGCCGGAACTCATTTTCCCAACCTCCTTTTCCACGCGAGCCCCTGCTCAGGTCTCTGCTGCCACCGAAGCCCCCAGCCTCGTCAGGACCATCACgtccaccatcaccatcaccatgaTTCGCCTGAAGGACTTTGTCCTCACTCGAGTCGTGGACTTCCTGCAGGAGAATCTGCTCATCCTCATCGTTGTGACCTCCCTTCTCGTCGTCATGGTCTTCATCATCTGCTGCGCCTGCGCCATGAGTCACAAGCGTAAGCTGGAGGCCTAtaagcccctccctcctccaagcAAGAAGCACGCGGCTGAAAAGACAGGAGCAGGGAAAAAGTCAAGCGAGCCCCAGGAGAGGCCGTACGCCGTGGACCACGTCAAGAGGGTCCAGACTCAGAGCGTGGCCTCCCCCAAGCACCTGCGCGTGCCCTCCAAGGCTCTGGTGGGCGAGAGGGGCAGAGATGTCCGGTCGTCGCCGCGCCCGGAGGTCAGGAAGGTCAGGGAGGCCGAGGAGGTGGAAAAGCGGAGGGACGTGCCCAAGCACAAGGAGCAGCCAAAGCACcgggaggaggtgcagcagagCTCCAACCCCGGCACCAGCTCCGGCCATTCGGTCTGCACCTGCCACCTGAAGAAAGCCCACCATTAG
- the iscua gene encoding iron-sulfur cluster assembly enzyme ISCU: MSCKCVCSALLDAAMLDVRLPGNRPQASSIARGGAENSPWIPSTCSGSCSPLVGAPSPATHSCLAVFVNRQWAVPSRVHSLISVNNRYLNMAMASLGSAASSLVLFSRRVLRPELTALCSYHTKVVDHYENPRNVGTLDKNAKNVGTGLVGAPACGDVMKLQIQVDENGKIVDAKFKTFGCGSAIASSSLATEWVKGKSVDEALKIRNTDIAKELCLPPVKLHCSMLAEDAIKAALSDYRVKQDMEKK, encoded by the exons ATGTCTTGCAAATGCGTTTGCTCTGCGTTGCTCGACGCGGCCATGTTGGATGTCCGTCTGCCTGGTAACAGGCCACAAGCCAGTAGTATCGCGAGAGGTGGAGCTGAAAACTCGCCGTGGATCCCCTCGACGTGCAGCGGCTCCTGTTCGCCGCTAGTGGGTGCTCCCTCCCCGGCGACACACTCCTGCCTCGCCGTGTTTGTCAACAGACAGTGGGCTGTCCCCTCTCGTGTACACTCGTTGATTTCCGTCAACAATCGTTATCTCAACATGGCGATGGCCTCTTTAGGAAGCGCTGCGTCCTCGCTGGTGTTATTTAGCAGACGGGTATTGCGCCCGGAACTGACTGCTCTCTGTTCGTATCACACAAAG GTGGTGGACCACTATGAAAACCCCAGGAATGTGGGAACTCTGGACAAAAACGCCAAGAATGTGGGGACCGGATTGGTGGGCGCACCAGCCTGCGGCGATGTAATGAAACTTCAG ATCCAGGTGGATGAAAATGGCAAGATAGTTGATGCAAAGTTCAAGACGTTTGGCTGCGGATCAGCCATCGCATCCAGCTCTCTTGCCACAGAGTGGGTGAAGGGGAAGTCG GTTGATGAAGCGCTGAAGATCAGGAACACAGACATTGCCAAAGAACTCTGCCTTCCACCAGTCAAGCTTCATTGTTCCA tgcTTGCAGAAGATGCCATAAAAGCAGCGCTGTCAGACTACAGAGTCAAACAGGACATGGAAAAGAAGTAA